A region of the Acanthopagrus latus isolate v.2019 chromosome 18, fAcaLat1.1, whole genome shotgun sequence genome:
TAGAGTGCAATATTTCAAGCCTTTATTTCTTGCAATTTTAATGATTATGGCTTTCAGATAATGAAAACCCAAAATTCAATGTCTCAGAAAATTATAATATTgtgaaaaagtacaatattgGAAAGTCATGGTGTCGTACCCTAATCAGCTAATTAACTCAAAACACCTGCAAAGGTTTCCTGAGCCTTTAAATCGTCTCTCAGTCTGGTTCAGTAGGCTACACAATCATGGGGAAGACTGCTGACTAGACAGATGTCCAGAAGACAGTcactagccctttttagatagaaaaggcagcacatttgctccaaggtaaagGTGGCAATCTGCCAccttgtctttctaaaagggaggcataatattcctccttttccaaaagcgCCACTTGGCCGCCAATggggtaggtgtaaacatgtgaagcACGAAGTaaagcacgaagttgggcagtgaacagtgacaatcaatttgtcttcaaaataagagctttaagagcccactggagtttagaattgggttcttagcagggggcttttaatttgaaagtagcgactgttGGTAGCTTGCCGCTATACAACAAGCGGACacaacagctacagagaccgaggaaatgctagcatctcccggatctcagctGCTTTCCAGTTGCTTATCTTGACAaccgcagatgaagtgatgaactgaatgctgtgatcagctgtttcctggttttaaaactccccggctgtgggttgcacaacagtgcacgtcatTGACACCTCTGGCCATCTCGCACAATTGCCAGCACACTGACGTCTCAGATTTAGATAGCAATAGAGGCGGACACAAGTGTACCCTCCAGCAAATTATTGGACTAAACAGGCCTACCTGCAAAAAGGATGGCCAGTTGGCGGCTTattgcccagtataaaaacggTTACTGACACCCTCCACAAAGAGGATAAGCCACAAAAGGTAATTGCTGAAGAAGCTGGTTGTTATAGAGTGCTGTATCCAAGCATATTCACAGAAAGCTGAGTGGAAGGAAAAAAGTGTGGAAGGAAAAGTTGCACCAGCAAAAGGGATAACCGCAGCCTTGAGAAGACTGTCAAGCAAAATCCATTCAAGAATTTGGGGGAGCTTCACAAGAAGTGGACTAAGGCCTAAAAAAAATTTCGTTTGGTTCCGGTGTCCGACCAACCCTGTAAATTTATGTGTGACCCAAATCATTTTATGAGCTTGATACGGTTATGAGACGGTTCAACACCCAcactttttctgcagttttgcaCAAACGGCTCACTACAGTCGCTCAGTTTCTCTGGccgctctgtgtctgctcttGCTGCGGctgcttcctctccccctcactCTCCCGTTGCTGCTTCAAACATGACACAGGCTTTGGGTCTGACTGGCTGAAAATTGGCTGTTCTGCCTTAAGTCCcgcttctctttctgtgttagATTTATTGTTCAGCTCGTGTTGATGAGGCGGGAACTAGCTAGGTTCATAAACACCGGAAGGGCATGTGAGCAGAGTGCAGAGCGAGCGAAATATAGTCAGAGcgcagagcgggttttaatccaaaggccagagtgATGGTTCCATTCCGATACCACTGGCAAtacaaggccatccactggctcaaacagacagaacaaagaaagaggacgaggtgacagcccaaaacaatctactgttctttacaaactgaaaagggtttcaatcaacaggctctctccagcaacaaagcCACTGCAcgtcagtttaggccacatcgggcagtgtgtcccagGCTAATTCGGTGGAAAacgtcaggaattgctccctcttttaaatttgagcgagcATGGAGCAATTTCACTGGAGCTAAATGAAATTTTATGTCAGCCGAGAGCAGactttgagcggagctgtctggtataactttgagcgaTAGAGCGAAGCAGCGAACACTCACATAAGCGGGAAGCAGAAATTCTCGCTTCccagctccgctcacatgctctggaCACCTGCACAGATCCACATAGACAAAGACGCCTCACTGAGCAGGTTGGCCCGCGGCTGCGATACATCGCCAGCAGCTCTGCCGCATGAACTGATAAgagtcaatggagtgaacttcataaagctccttctacaaagtgccaAAGGTTaatgtctcatttacacattcacactcgtatggatatattcaggaaacagataggaaacaaaaacaatgtctgtaaCGTTTCTGAAGATTATAAACATTAGCTACTCCTTATATGTTCCAGTATACAGGTCGGCACCAAACtgattattatgtttttatgtgtttacagctgccaatgtatgtaacactgttactgtgatgatacatggcagttaaatattgaatctgtgtatAATAACTAAATCCTGACATGTAACTGtgatttttgatcatttaagtactaataataacaatcatgacaAAAAATTTACAAAGTCTGCCGATCAAGATAAGAAGCTGCAACTGGCAGTGAGCAGCTCTCTTTGCTGTTAGCAGTGAAGTgataaacattataaaatatgataatatatacAACGACAtttaatggtaaaataaaagtaaagttgcAGTAGGCTTCTATCATAAATATGCACcatatatatagtttattatcattattattgttattgttatcattattattattattactactactactactactactactactactactactactaatattATTCTTCTGaatattcttgactttgaatgggagcagctgtaacgCTGCAATTTCTCATcgtggatcaataaagtatttctgtttctgattcataTATTATGCAGTCAGTTGTCCATATTTagaatcaaattaaattaaccaagacagatgtcacatttacatgttagggtgtggttattatagacacagattcaatatttaagtgttatttatcatcacagtaacagcgttacatacCCCCAcccccatttatttatttattttatttttttaaacaccaccaccacatccatCCCCCGTAATTCTAACCACTTTTTGAGAATAATTCCAAGACCTATCGAATGTGAGTTGGTTCCTAAACAAGACACCACAGTGCATGTTTAACTCAAATAGTGTGGAAAAACTGTATTAAGTTTATATTTCCGCAGGCAGCCACTCAcctctgtttatttctggaaaATCCTTTAGGCTACCGCAGGCTGAGATCCCACTATAGTGAAcacttttttcttgttgctttgttttgtttacaaaaagcaACGATCGAGCAGTGCAGACGTAATGTTGATATTATCTCCATGTGTAGATGTCATGTCCATATTTATGACTATGTAACAACATAGCAATGGTTGCTTGCATAGCAGCTAGCAGCTTTTTACATATCAGTCGCTGccactggaaaaataaaataaaataataaaataaaataaattcccCTCCTACCCATGACATCAACTGACAACCAAGAGgaaccaaactttttttttttttttgggcctAAGGCTGAAGTCAGTCAACCAAGTATTGAGTGCTTAGAAATGAACATACTTTTCAGAAGCctgacatttgtttaaaatatcctttttcttttatcttatgaaatattcaaactttCCGAGTCACTGAATTTTGGGTTTTCATTATCTGAAAGCCATAATCATCAAAATTGCAAGAAATAAAGGCCTGAAATATTTCACTCTGTGTAATGAATCTATATAATCTATGGGTGTCACTTTCTGAAATGAGTGACAAATGATATTGAACTTTTTCATGATATTCTAATAATTTtttgaggggtgtgtgtgtgtgtgtgtgtgtgtgtgtgtgtgtgtgtgtttaccagcaCTGAGTCGTTATTGGTCAGGTCGACCACAGCAGCTTCTGAGCCCTCACAGGTCAgatccaccacctcctccacacctgaacacacacatcgtTATTGATCACTGATCAGGTGTGAAGATGCTACATCAATAACAGAGTACACTGATCAGTACTGACTGTCCTCAGTGTTGTCCATCACATCAATGGTCTCTGTAGGGGGGGCAAAGTCACCATCTGATGtcctgctaatgttagctgtccTGTTAGCCACTCTGCTAGTGGTAGCTGCTCTGTTAGTGTTAGCCTTTCTGCTGGTCTTGGAACTGGGTCTGGAAACAAGAGGACTGCCTGtggtcctcctcttcctctgagcctgaacacacacatcacaacagaCACTTATTACATCACAGTAGTGGGTGGGGCTTCATAGAGTGCCTTCTGTTCATCAATCAGTATCTTATTTGACATTCACTGCAGTGCTTATTCAGCCCCGCCACCTCCAGAAGATAATTAAATGGGATGTTTTTCCACACACAGTACACGTCTGTTTAAATGAATACAATGTCAGGCCTTCAATGGTTTCACCCTGAGGTACTGATCACAGTACAGAATATCAATTTCTGTCAAAGTATTGTATCAATGTTTGAAATTCCAGTATCACAACACTTCAGATTCACCATAGCTAGCTTAGTGTCAGCCGGCAGTATCAGATCTTttcttgatttgtttgtgaagacCTATTCCCGAAACTTAACTGAATTCCTGTCTTTTTGCTGGTGTTTGTTATTGAACTctggaatctttatttttggttaaTGTTATTTGAACTTGTCAAAAGTCACCAGGATTAAGTCAAGCTATTGTTACAAAATACTTCTATCTTTGTAAAAGAGTTTGTCAGGTCTTAAATCTGTTGATCTTTACTGATGTCATTGTCTAACAAACACAAGTGTCAGTGCAGTTGAATCATGGATTTACAAAATCGTGACACATGTATTGATGAAACATGGTGTCATCGTAATGTCATTATTCTGTCTCTGCAGTTTGTCCTAACGTCTGAAGAAGAATCAGTGAGATATTTGAGAGGACTGATCTCAGGTCAGATCTTGACTAAAGACCTTTATCAGCAGAAAACATCTTGCAAACAGCCGTCTGctaaagaggagaagaagaagaagaagaagacgactTACAGAGCTGCTCATGTCACTGAAgacactgcagaggaaacacacacagttaatgagGAACATCAACAGATGGAGCATCAACCCACACTGACGCTTCTGTtagcatcaacacacactgatgcttcTGTTAGCATCAACACATCTGATGCTTCGTTTAGCATCAACAAGTTTGATTGTTCTATTCGCATGATGATAATCAATTAATGTCACCATTAGCTAGTTACAAATTCCGTCGTAATAAAAGTTGACAGTATTTCACACTGACGTTAACTGTTTCCACAGCCGTTAGCATTCAGTTAGCTAGCAGGCGACTGTAGCAGGTgtttatgttaaaatgtgttcCCCTTCATAGTGTGTTTCCTGTAGCGCGGCTCTCTGATGGTTAACGTTGtcttataaaataaaacaagttggAGGACTTCTAGTTGGAGCTGACTGGTTGGAGGTTCGGGGTAACTTCAGCTCAGGTGTCAAAGTTTACAAAGAGGGTCGGTTTTAACACAACACCGGTAACAGTGTACGCTGTTAGCATCAGTTAGCAGTCTTCGCTCACcgtctgtgttttatcttctgtAAGCAGTTACCAGCGGGATAGTTCAGTATCTACATTAAAGTTAAAATCTTTAAACATTACAATAATATCAAAATAACTGGGTCGTTTACTCTTTAACAGctgatgctaatgttagcttctaCCGTCTGTTTCgtgagcttcttcttctgcttcttcttctctgatgaAAGTTGGTTACCAGAGTTCAGCATCATTACCGCTTCCTGCTGTCGCATATTGTGaactaaagtgtgtgtgtgtgtgtgtgtgtgtgtgtgtgtgtgtgtgtgtgtgtgtgtgtgtgtgtgtgtgtgtgtgtgtgtatacatacatatatatatatacatatacacacacacacacacacacacacacacatatatatatatatatatatatatatatatatatatatatatatatatatatatatatatatatatatatatatatactgttgttacatatatctatgtatatatgtatatgtattcaATCACCTGACCTGAATCCGATTGAGAACGCATTTCACTTGCTGAAGACCAAACTGAAGGTAAAATGCCTTCCAGACTTCAGGCTTTAATTGACTGCAAAGGATTTGCAACCAAGTATTAAACACTGAAAGgttgatttatgattttttaatttgtcccA
Encoded here:
- the rnf4 gene encoding RING finger protein 4 isoform X2, giving the protein MMLNSGNQLSSEKKKQKKKLTKQTILNYPAGNCLQKIKHRRVFSDMSSSAQRKRRTTGSPLVSRPSSKTSRKANTNRAATTSRVANRTANISRTSDGDFAPPTETIDVMDNTEDSVEEVVDLTCEGSEAAVVDLTNNDSVLLVDEGPQNRRVTTGESYIVSSDEDDTPPALNGAIMSSLHANSSSRSTPGTISCPVCLDSYSEIVESGRLVVSTKCGHVFCSQCLRDALTSSHTCPTCRKRLTHRQYHPLYV
- the rnf4 gene encoding RING finger protein 4 isoform X3; the protein is MMLNSGNQLSSEKKKQKKKLTKQTILNYPAGNCLQKIKHRRVFSDMSSSAQRKRRTTGSPLVSRPSSKTSRKANTNRAATTSRVANRTANISRTSDGDFAPPTETIDVMDNTEDSVEEVVDLTCEGSEAAVVDLTNNDSVLLVDEVQCLSGCPPSGPQNRRVTTGESYIVSSDEDDTPPALNGAIMSSLHANSSSRSTPGTISCPVCLDSYSEPVSERCSDIITHLSYLQEETDPPPVPPPLRLMSL
- the rnf4 gene encoding RING finger protein 4 isoform X1 — its product is MMLNSGNQLSSEKKKQKKKLTKQTILNYPAGNCLQKIKHRRVFSDMSSSAQRKRRTTGSPLVSRPSSKTSRKANTNRAATTSRVANRTANISRTSDGDFAPPTETIDVMDNTEDSVEEVVDLTCEGSEAAVVDLTNNDSVLLVDEVQCLSGCPPSGPQNRRVTTGESYIVSSDEDDTPPALNGAIMSSLHANSSSRSTPGTISCPVCLDSYSEIVESGRLVVSTKCGHVFCSQCLRDALTSSHTCPTCRKRLTHRQYHPLYV
- the rnf4 gene encoding RING finger protein 4 isoform X4 — translated: MRQQEAVMMLNSGNQLSSEKKKQKKKLTKQTAQRKRRTTGSPLVSRPSSKTSRKANTNRAATTSRVANRTANISRTSDGDFAPPTETIDVMDNTEDSVEEVVDLTCEGSEAAVVDLTNNDSVLLVDEVQCLSGCPPSGPQNRRVTTGESYIVSSDEDDTPPALNGAIMSSLHANSSSRSTPGTISCPVCLDSYSEIVESGRLVVSTKCGHVFCSQCLRDALTSSHTCPTCRKRLTHRQYHPLYV